In Anaerobacillus isosaccharinicus, one genomic interval encodes:
- a CDS encoding cold-shock protein, whose translation MPQGKVKWFNAEKGFGFIEVEGQDDVFVHFSAIQGDGFKTLDEGQEVSFEIETGNRGPQAVNVERI comes from the coding sequence ATGCCACAAGGAAAAGTAAAATGGTTTAACGCAGAAAAAGGCTTCGGATTTATTGAAGTAGAGGGACAGGATGATGTATTTGTTCATTTTTCTGCTATCCAAGGTGATGGTTTCAAAACACTTGATGAAGGTCAAGAAGTAAGCTTTGAAATTGAAACTGGCAACCGTGGACCACAAGCCGTTAACGTGGAAAGAATATAG
- a CDS encoding MFS transporter, with protein MEEKKTWDLVSLASIPLVMTLGNSMLIPVLPTIEKELNISSLQVSMIITVYSVVAIFLIPIAGYLSDQFGRKRIIIPSLIIAAIGGLISGWASWQVKDAYGIIIIGRVLQGVGAAGASPIVMPLVGDIFQNESDVSNGLGVIETSNTFGKVLSPILGAALAAIVWFMPFFAFPVFCLISIAMISFLVQTPPMTTKPPKLDAFIRSIKYIFKNEGRWLYAVFLIGCICMFVLFGVLFYLSTMLEEQHKIDGIKKGIILAIPLAALCFSSYVTGKTIGQDKIKMKVITVVGLVILTIANFSVAFSKDIYVLLTAMFASGLGIGCALPSLDALVTEGIEKEERGTITSIYSSMRFVGVALGPPVVAVLMKASHFTLFAVITLISLISVFITTKFIKPTEDD; from the coding sequence ATGGAGGAAAAAAAAACGTGGGATCTTGTATCCTTAGCGTCAATTCCCTTAGTCATGACTTTAGGGAATTCAATGTTGATCCCTGTCCTTCCAACAATCGAAAAAGAGCTTAATATAAGCTCATTACAGGTAAGTATGATTATTACCGTTTATTCCGTTGTGGCAATTTTTCTTATTCCTATTGCCGGATACCTTTCTGATCAGTTCGGTAGGAAAAGAATTATTATCCCAAGTTTAATCATTGCAGCAATTGGTGGGTTGATCTCTGGATGGGCTTCATGGCAAGTAAAAGATGCCTATGGGATCATTATTATCGGGCGTGTTCTTCAGGGGGTAGGGGCTGCAGGAGCCTCACCTATCGTTATGCCTTTAGTTGGGGATATTTTTCAAAACGAAAGTGATGTAAGTAACGGCTTAGGTGTTATTGAAACATCTAATACGTTTGGAAAAGTACTAAGTCCTATTTTAGGAGCAGCTTTGGCGGCAATTGTTTGGTTCATGCCATTTTTTGCATTTCCAGTATTTTGTTTAATTTCAATTGCCATGATTTCTTTTCTTGTGCAGACACCACCTATGACAACAAAACCACCAAAGCTAGATGCGTTTATTCGCTCTATTAAATATATCTTTAAAAATGAAGGTCGTTGGCTTTATGCTGTGTTTTTGATTGGCTGCATATGTATGTTTGTCCTTTTTGGAGTTTTATTTTATCTTTCAACAATGCTTGAAGAACAACATAAAATTGACGGTATAAAAAAGGGGATTATTTTAGCTATTCCATTAGCAGCCCTTTGTTTTTCCTCGTATGTAACAGGTAAAACAATTGGACAAGATAAAATCAAAATGAAAGTTATTACGGTAGTCGGTTTGGTTATTTTAACAATAGCCAATTTTTCAGTCGCTTTTTCAAAAGATATCTATGTTCTGCTCACAGCGATGTTTGCTTCTGGATTAGGTATTGGTTGTGCATTACCAAGCTTAGATGCATTAGTTACAGAAGGCATTGAAAAGGAAGAGCGAGGTACGATTACTTCCATTTACAGTAGCATGCGTTTTGTCGGTGTTGCTTTAGGGCCTCCTGTTGTTGCTGTATTAATGAAGGCTTCTCATTTCACGTTATTTGCAGTTATCACACTGATTAGCCTCATATCTGTTTTTATTACAACGAAATTTATCAAACCTACTGAGGATGATTAA
- the ytkD gene encoding RNA deprotection pyrophosphohydrolase, whose translation MFSFIDFYKNTVEFSFNHHHFSNNPKHVWVICKWKEDWLLTRHMDRGIEFPGGKVEAGETPEKAAVREVYEETGGIVDTLTYIGQYRVTAKQEVVIKNVYFAEIKGLDKKDHYYETAGPTLLRLLPRDIKGDKQFSFIMKDEVLQYSMEWVEKNLK comes from the coding sequence ATTTTTTCATTTATTGATTTTTATAAAAATACAGTTGAATTTTCCTTTAACCATCACCACTTCTCTAACAATCCAAAGCATGTTTGGGTAATCTGCAAGTGGAAAGAAGATTGGCTCTTAACTCGTCACATGGATCGAGGGATTGAATTTCCTGGAGGAAAAGTAGAGGCAGGGGAAACCCCAGAGAAAGCAGCGGTAAGAGAAGTTTATGAAGAAACTGGTGGAATTGTTGATACACTAACGTACATCGGACAATATCGTGTAACTGCAAAGCAAGAGGTTGTGATTAAGAATGTATACTTTGCAGAAATAAAGGGATTAGATAAGAAGGATCATTATTATGAAACTGCAGGTCCTACTCTATTAAGATTACTACCGAGAGATATTAAAGGTGATAAACAATTTAGTTTTATCATGAAAGATGAAGTTCTCCAGTATAGCATGGAATGGGTCGAAAAAAATTTAAAATAA
- a CDS encoding spore coat protein produces the protein MSDNLNLSTEQINKEIQLSEELIHIINSCDVTVSTTDTKAALSLQASLQAAIALIISISIADSAQAERITQDLMQTSKTKQQTIQKVVISDSQGVNVTTTDTQIALNIQVLLQILLALIVKLDIL, from the coding sequence ATGAGCGACAACTTAAATTTAAGTACTGAACAGATAAATAAAGAAATTCAACTTTCAGAAGAGTTAATCCACATTATTAACTCTTGCGATGTTACAGTAAGTACAACAGACACAAAAGCAGCGTTATCTCTACAGGCTTCTTTGCAAGCTGCAATTGCGTTAATTATTAGCATTTCAATCGCTGATAGTGCACAAGCTGAAAGAATTACACAAGATTTAATGCAAACTTCAAAAACAAAACAACAAACGATCCAGAAAGTAGTCATTTCAGATTCCCAAGGGGTTAACGTAACGACAACTGACACACAAATTGCATTAAACATCCAAGTATTACTACAAATTTTACTAGCGTTAATCGTAAAATTAGATATTTTATAA
- a CDS encoding ABC transporter permease: protein MKKSVSKLHEQFKQKKKVENIKIRISQLSILLLFFATWEIAGRMRWIDPLLFSMPSRVWRLFIEKIQDGTLFTHASVTLFETIAGFILGTVVGTLIAATLWWSPFLSRVFDPYLVVLNSMPKIALGPILIVGLGPGYLSIIAMGALISVIITTLVVYNAFRGVDENYLKVVQIFGAQKSQSFKSVILPATIPTIISTLKVNVGLSWVGVIVGEFLVSKQGLGYMIIYGFQVFNFNLVILSLLVIAVLATLMYQGVELLERKLIKNLR, encoded by the coding sequence TTGAAGAAGAGCGTGTCTAAGCTACATGAGCAATTTAAACAAAAGAAAAAAGTTGAAAACATTAAAATTAGGATAAGTCAATTAAGTATTCTCTTACTATTCTTCGCTACATGGGAGATTGCTGGAAGAATGCGTTGGATCGATCCACTTCTGTTCAGTATGCCTTCAAGGGTGTGGAGATTGTTTATAGAAAAAATCCAAGATGGGACATTATTCACCCACGCATCAGTCACTTTATTTGAAACTATTGCTGGGTTTATACTCGGTACCGTAGTTGGGACATTAATTGCCGCAACTCTTTGGTGGTCACCATTTTTATCTCGTGTCTTTGACCCTTATCTCGTTGTTCTAAATTCAATGCCAAAAATCGCTTTAGGACCGATATTAATTGTGGGCCTTGGACCTGGATATTTATCGATCATTGCTATGGGTGCCCTCATCTCTGTGATCATTACGACTCTTGTCGTCTATAATGCCTTTAGAGGTGTAGATGAGAATTATTTAAAAGTTGTTCAAATATTTGGAGCACAAAAATCCCAATCCTTTAAATCTGTAATCTTACCTGCGACAATACCTACGATAATATCCACATTAAAGGTAAATGTTGGCTTGTCATGGGTTGGAGTCATTGTCGGGGAATTTCTCGTTTCAAAACAAGGATTGGGTTATATGATCATTTACGGTTTCCAAGTCTTCAACTTCAACTTAGTTATTTTAAGTTTACTTGTAATTGCCGTATTAGCAACATTGATGTACCAAGGTGTAGAGTTACTTGAGCGTAAATTGATTAAAAATCTTAGATAG
- a CDS encoding ABC transporter ATP-binding protein, translating into MSIVSIRNVDKTFFSEEAATTALQDISLSVANGEFVSLIGPSGCGKTTLLSLIAGLIQPTNGEINIEGQRILRPSPKTGYMLQQDYLFPWLTIEQNITIGLKTMKKLNEQTRSYALALLDKMGLLDKKDGYPSQLSGGMRQRVALVRMLATEPKLLLLDEPFSALDYQTKLKLEDLVALTIKDQKKTAILVTHDIGEAIAMSDRIVLLSARPGRIQNIFEVPTSLRSLIPFQARNHSDFNLLFQQIWKELESLEEERV; encoded by the coding sequence TTGTCTATTGTTAGTATCAGAAATGTCGATAAAACATTTTTTTCTGAAGAAGCTGCAACAACCGCCCTCCAAGATATTTCACTCTCCGTTGCAAATGGGGAATTCGTTTCCTTAATTGGTCCTAGTGGGTGTGGAAAGACAACGCTCCTTTCTTTAATTGCAGGCCTTATACAACCAACAAATGGAGAGATTAATATTGAGGGGCAGCGAATTTTGCGTCCATCACCAAAAACAGGCTACATGCTTCAACAGGATTATTTATTTCCATGGTTGACTATTGAACAAAACATTACGATAGGTTTAAAAACTATGAAAAAGTTAAATGAACAAACAAGAAGTTACGCCTTGGCTTTACTTGATAAAATGGGATTACTTGATAAAAAAGATGGTTATCCAAGCCAACTATCAGGGGGAATGCGTCAGCGTGTTGCCCTTGTTCGTATGTTAGCAACAGAGCCAAAATTACTATTATTAGATGAACCATTCTCGGCTTTAGATTATCAGACAAAACTAAAGCTTGAGGATCTTGTTGCACTTACGATTAAAGATCAAAAGAAAACAGCGATTTTGGTCACTCATGATATCGGTGAAGCAATCGCGATGTCTGACCGAATTGTTCTATTATCTGCTAGACCTGGTCGAATTCAAAATATCTTTGAAGTTCCCACTTCTTTACGGTCACTTATACCGTTTCAAGCACGGAACCACAGTGATTTTAATTTGCTCTTTCAACAAATATGGAAGGAGTTGGAGAGCCTTGAAGAAGAGCGTGTCTAA
- a CDS encoding ABC transporter substrate-binding protein produces MKGLRKYLLLSFITAFTALFISGCSSNDDVDKVRVAEVTRSIFYAPQYVAISEGFFEEEGIEIDLTTTWGGDTTMTTLLANGADVALVGAETSIYVYAQEANDPPINFAALTQTDGTFLVSREPIDNFDWNMLKGSTFLGQRTGGMPQMVGEHVLRKHGIDPRNDLNLIQNIDFGNIPSAFASGTGEFVQLFEPTATQFEIDGIGHIVASFGAESGTVPYTGFMAKKSYIEKNNDVLERFTKALYKAQKWVESSSTEQIAKSIQPFFNDTPLDVIENVVENYKSQGSYATTPRIKEEAWDNLHIIMDQAGELPMTVDFNELVNTEIAEKVTN; encoded by the coding sequence ATGAAAGGTTTACGAAAATATTTACTATTAAGCTTTATTACTGCTTTTACTGCTTTATTTATTTCCGGATGTTCTTCAAATGATGATGTAGATAAGGTTCGTGTGGCAGAAGTGACTCGATCTATCTTTTATGCCCCACAGTATGTGGCTATTTCAGAAGGCTTCTTTGAAGAAGAAGGAATTGAGATTGATTTAACAACTACTTGGGGTGGAGACACCACAATGACAACTCTTTTAGCTAATGGTGCAGATGTAGCCCTAGTTGGTGCCGAAACATCGATCTACGTATATGCTCAAGAAGCGAATGACCCACCGATTAACTTTGCTGCATTAACACAAACAGACGGCACATTCCTTGTTTCTAGAGAACCTATCGACAATTTTGATTGGAATATGCTAAAAGGAAGCACATTCCTTGGTCAACGTACAGGTGGTATGCCCCAAATGGTTGGTGAGCATGTTTTAAGAAAACATGGGATTGATCCACGTAATGACTTAAATTTAATTCAGAATATTGATTTTGGAAATATCCCTAGTGCCTTTGCTTCAGGAACTGGTGAGTTTGTCCAGCTTTTTGAGCCAACTGCAACTCAATTTGAAATCGATGGAATCGGTCATATTGTTGCCTCATTTGGTGCCGAATCAGGAACAGTTCCATACACTGGTTTCATGGCGAAAAAGAGCTATATCGAAAAAAATAACGATGTTTTAGAACGTTTTACAAAAGCATTGTATAAAGCTCAGAAATGGGTTGAATCCAGCTCAACAGAACAGATTGCTAAATCCATTCAACCATTTTTTAACGATACACCATTAGATGTCATTGAAAATGTTGTTGAAAATTATAAATCCCAAGGATCATATGCTACTACACCTAGAATTAAAGAAGAAGCTTGGGATAACCTTCATATCATTATGGATCAAGCTGGCGAATTACCGATGACTGTTGATTTTAATGAATTAGTGAATACCGAGATTGCTGAAAAAGTAACGAATTAA
- the pckA gene encoding phosphoenolpyruvate carboxykinase (ATP): MSTLSYETELDKVLKGDNICHDLPVSQLVERALDKKEGILTSTGALRATTGKYTGRSPQDKYIVEEGSVKEKINWGSVNQPISKEVFENLYKKVLGYLQSKDEVFVSKNFAGADKGYRLPIRVVNEYAWHNLFARQLFIRPSKEELASHVAEFTVISAPGFKANPMVDGTKSETFIIISFEKRTVLIGGTEYAGEIKKSIFSIMNYLLPERNVLSMHCSANVGDEGDVALFFGLSGTGKTTLSADPSRHLIGDDEHGWSHTGVFNIEGGCYAKCINLSEEKEPQIYNAIRFGSVLENVALDESRKPDYDDTSLTENTRAAYPLELIPNSMIPSVAGHPNTIIFLTADAFGVLPPISRLTKEQAMYHFLSGYTSKLAGTERGITSPEATFSTCFGAPFLPLPAYRYAEMLGEKINQHNAQVFLVNTGWSGGEYGVGKRMNLAYTRAMVQAALLGELNSVETIVDPIFGLNIPARCPGVPDEVLQPKETWADKEAYDVKAKDLAGKFQENFKKFANVSDEILNAGPTV, encoded by the coding sequence ATGAGTACACTTAGTTATGAAACAGAATTGGATAAAGTTTTAAAGGGTGATAATATCTGCCACGACTTACCGGTATCGCAATTAGTGGAAAGAGCTCTTGATAAAAAAGAAGGAATCTTAACATCCACTGGAGCCCTTCGTGCAACAACTGGAAAATATACTGGCCGTTCGCCACAAGATAAATACATTGTTGAAGAAGGTTCAGTAAAAGAAAAAATAAACTGGGGTTCTGTAAACCAACCAATTAGTAAAGAAGTTTTTGAAAACCTATATAAGAAGGTTCTAGGATATTTACAATCAAAGGATGAAGTATTTGTTTCTAAAAATTTTGCAGGTGCAGATAAAGGCTATCGTCTACCAATTCGCGTTGTTAATGAATACGCATGGCACAACCTGTTTGCTCGTCAATTATTCATTCGTCCGTCAAAAGAAGAATTAGCTAGCCACGTAGCAGAATTCACAGTGATTTCAGCACCAGGTTTTAAAGCAAATCCAATGGTAGATGGAACAAAATCAGAAACATTTATCATAATCTCATTTGAAAAACGGACAGTTCTTATTGGTGGTACTGAATACGCTGGAGAAATTAAAAAATCAATCTTCTCGATTATGAACTATCTATTACCAGAAAGAAATGTATTATCTATGCATTGTTCAGCTAACGTTGGTGATGAAGGTGATGTAGCTTTATTCTTTGGTCTTTCAGGAACTGGGAAAACAACACTTTCTGCTGACCCAAGTCGTCACTTAATTGGTGATGATGAGCACGGGTGGTCACATACTGGTGTTTTCAATATTGAAGGCGGATGTTATGCCAAATGTATCAATCTATCAGAAGAAAAAGAACCACAAATCTATAACGCCATTCGTTTTGGCTCTGTGTTAGAAAACGTAGCTTTAGATGAAAGTCGAAAGCCTGATTATGATGATACATCTTTAACTGAAAATACACGTGCTGCATACCCACTTGAGTTAATTCCTAACTCTATGATCCCTAGTGTTGCAGGACACCCGAATACAATTATTTTCTTAACTGCTGATGCCTTTGGAGTTTTACCTCCAATCAGTAGGTTAACAAAAGAACAAGCAATGTATCATTTCTTATCTGGATATACTAGTAAGTTAGCTGGTACTGAGCGTGGCATTACAAGTCCAGAAGCAACATTCTCTACTTGCTTTGGGGCACCTTTCTTACCACTTCCAGCATACAGATATGCTGAAATGTTAGGTGAAAAAATTAATCAGCACAATGCACAAGTATTCCTAGTAAATACTGGCTGGTCTGGTGGCGAATATGGCGTTGGTAAGCGTATGAATTTGGCTTATACTCGTGCGATGGTTCAAGCTGCTCTTTTAGGCGAGTTAAACTCTGTCGAAACAATTGTTGACCCGATCTTCGGACTAAATATCCCTGCTCGTTGTCCAGGTGTGCCTGATGAAGTTCTTCAACCAAAAGAAACTTGGGCGGACAAAGAAGCTTACGACGTAAAAGCAAAAGATCTTGCAGGTAAGTTCCAAGAGAATTTCAAGAAATTCGCAAATGTTTCAGATGAAATCCTTAATGCTGGTCCTACAGTTTAA
- the metK gene encoding methionine adenosyltransferase, with protein sequence MTEKKTRRLFTSESVTEGHPDKICDQISDSILDAILAKDPNARVACETSVTTGLVLVAGEITTTTYVDIPKIVRETVRDIGYNRAKYGFDSETCAVLTSIDEQSADIAQGVDRALEAREGLMTDAEIEAIGAGDQGLMFGYANNETAELMPLPISLAHKLARRLTEVRKEEILPYLRPDGKTQVTVEYDENNKPVRIDTIVISTQHHPEISLEQIQRNLKEYVIKPVVPAHLIDEETKYFINPTGRFVIGGPQGDAGLTGRKIIVDTYGGYARHGGGAFSGKDPTKVDRSAAYAARYVAKNIVAAELADRCEVQLAYAIGVAQPVSISIDTFGTGKVSEDKLVEVVRANFDLRPAGIIKMLDLRRPIYKQTAAYGHFGRTDIELPWEFTDKAEALKTQALN encoded by the coding sequence ATGACAGAAAAGAAAACTCGTCGTTTATTTACATCAGAAAGTGTAACTGAAGGTCACCCTGATAAAATTTGTGACCAAATTTCCGATTCAATTCTTGATGCAATTTTAGCTAAAGATCCAAATGCTCGCGTTGCGTGTGAAACATCAGTGACTACTGGATTAGTATTAGTTGCAGGTGAAATCACGACAACTACATACGTTGACATCCCTAAGATTGTTCGTGAGACAGTCCGTGACATTGGCTACAACCGTGCAAAATATGGTTTTGATTCTGAAACGTGTGCAGTTTTAACATCAATTGATGAGCAATCTGCAGATATTGCTCAAGGTGTTGACAGAGCCCTTGAGGCACGTGAAGGGTTAATGACTGATGCAGAAATCGAAGCAATCGGAGCTGGTGACCAAGGTTTAATGTTTGGTTATGCAAATAACGAAACGGCTGAATTAATGCCACTTCCAATTTCTCTTGCTCACAAGCTTGCTCGTCGTCTAACTGAAGTTCGCAAAGAAGAAATTCTTCCTTACTTACGTCCAGATGGAAAAACACAAGTAACAGTTGAGTATGATGAAAACAATAAACCAGTACGAATTGATACAATTGTAATATCAACACAACATCATCCAGAGATTTCACTAGAGCAAATTCAACGTAACTTAAAAGAGTATGTGATCAAGCCAGTTGTTCCTGCTCATTTAATTGATGAAGAAACGAAATACTTCATTAATCCAACAGGGCGTTTTGTTATTGGTGGGCCACAAGGTGATGCTGGTTTAACTGGACGTAAAATCATTGTTGATACGTATGGTGGTTATGCTCGCCATGGTGGTGGAGCTTTCTCTGGTAAGGATCCGACAAAAGTTGACCGTTCAGCCGCTTATGCAGCTCGTTATGTTGCTAAAAACATTGTTGCAGCAGAACTTGCTGATCGTTGTGAAGTACAACTTGCATATGCGATTGGGGTAGCACAACCGGTATCTATTTCTATTGATACATTTGGAACAGGAAAAGTATCTGAAGATAAACTAGTTGAGGTTGTTCGTGCAAACTTTGACCTTCGTCCGGCTGGAATTATCAAGATGCTTGATCTTCGCCGTCCTATTTATAAGCAAACTGCAGCATACGGCCACTTTGGACGTACTGACATTGAGCTTCCATGGGAATTCACGGACAAAGCAGAAGCATTAAAAACTCAAGCTTTAAACTAA
- the glgB gene encoding 1,4-alpha-glucan branching protein GlgB: MTTPKLSDHDLYLFHQGNLFQSYTFMGAHLHKVNEKEGVRFTVWAPNAVKVNVVGTFNQWNGKKHPMKRVTPNGIWTSFIEGLKEGDLYKFEIESKTGELFHKSDPYAFYSEIRPNTASKVTSPSGYKWNDDAWLAEKKKKNIYDEPLLIYEVHLGSWKLNKDSEFYTYRQLAHELVDYVSEMGYTHIELLPISEYPFDKSWGYQQTGYYSVTSRYGSPEDFKFFIDCCHQKGIGVILDWVPGHFCKDNHGLRLFDGEPVFEYEDLKIAEKKEWGTLTFDFGRPEVVSFLISNALFWMDVYHIDGLRVDAVSSMLFYNHGKHDEEEEVRNQFGGYENLEAISFLRKLNETVFHYYPDALMMAEESTAWPNVSGPTYLGGLGFNFKWNMGWMNDMLKYMELDPIHRKFYHQLITFSFIYAFSENFILPLSHDEVVHGKKSLLNKMPGDYWQKFANLRAFYGYMTAHPGKKLLFMGGEFGQFDEWKELEDLDWELLDYEMHLKTQLFVKKLNEFYLKEPAYWQLDHEQEGFQWIDPNNCEQSIVSFIRKGNEEKDQLIILCNFTPVVYHNYRVGVPFLSEYKEEFNSDLLEFGGSGQLNGEVVKATDENWHNQPYLIEVTVPPLSMIVFRPINIPIMKNIEEVNHVEKKKRVRRNAVSRGRREKTRVINEEFS; the protein is encoded by the coding sequence ATAACTACACCAAAACTTAGTGATCACGATCTTTACTTATTTCATCAAGGGAATTTATTTCAAAGCTACACCTTCATGGGGGCACACCTCCACAAAGTGAACGAAAAAGAAGGAGTTCGTTTTACAGTTTGGGCACCTAATGCCGTAAAGGTCAATGTGGTAGGTACCTTTAATCAATGGAATGGTAAAAAACATCCAATGAAACGAGTTACACCAAATGGCATCTGGACGTCATTTATTGAAGGTCTAAAAGAAGGCGATTTGTATAAATTTGAAATAGAAAGTAAGACAGGTGAGCTTTTTCATAAATCAGATCCGTATGCTTTTTACTCCGAAATCAGGCCTAATACTGCCTCGAAAGTCACCTCTCCTAGTGGCTATAAGTGGAATGACGACGCTTGGCTAGCAGAGAAGAAGAAAAAGAATATTTATGATGAGCCTCTATTAATTTATGAAGTCCATCTTGGGTCTTGGAAGTTGAATAAAGACAGCGAGTTTTATACATACCGACAGCTTGCCCATGAACTCGTTGATTATGTAAGCGAGATGGGCTATACACATATTGAACTTTTACCAATTTCGGAGTATCCATTTGATAAATCATGGGGATACCAGCAGACGGGTTATTACTCAGTAACTAGTCGCTACGGTTCTCCGGAGGATTTCAAATTCTTTATTGATTGTTGTCATCAAAAAGGAATTGGGGTAATTCTTGATTGGGTACCTGGTCACTTTTGTAAGGATAACCACGGTTTACGTTTATTTGATGGTGAACCAGTTTTTGAATATGAAGACTTAAAGATAGCGGAAAAAAAAGAGTGGGGTACGTTAACCTTTGACTTTGGCCGACCAGAAGTTGTCTCATTTCTTATTTCTAACGCTCTTTTCTGGATGGATGTTTATCATATTGATGGTCTTCGTGTTGATGCTGTTTCAAGCATGCTTTTTTACAATCATGGTAAGCATGATGAAGAAGAAGAAGTTCGAAATCAGTTTGGTGGCTATGAGAACTTAGAGGCGATTTCCTTTTTAAGGAAGTTAAATGAAACGGTTTTCCACTACTACCCAGATGCATTAATGATGGCTGAGGAATCAACCGCCTGGCCAAATGTTAGTGGACCCACTTATTTAGGTGGCCTCGGATTTAATTTCAAATGGAATATGGGTTGGATGAACGACATGCTTAAATACATGGAATTAGACCCTATTCATCGCAAGTTTTACCATCAACTCATTACCTTTTCTTTTATCTATGCGTTTTCGGAGAACTTCATCCTTCCCTTATCCCATGATGAAGTTGTCCATGGGAAAAAATCACTTTTAAATAAAATGCCAGGAGATTATTGGCAGAAGTTTGCAAATCTACGCGCTTTTTACGGGTATATGACGGCACACCCAGGAAAAAAACTTTTGTTTATGGGCGGTGAATTCGGGCAGTTTGATGAGTGGAAAGAGCTCGAGGATCTAGATTGGGAACTATTAGATTATGAGATGCACTTAAAAACGCAACTGTTTGTAAAAAAGCTAAATGAATTTTACTTAAAAGAGCCAGCCTATTGGCAATTAGACCATGAGCAAGAAGGCTTCCAATGGATTGATCCAAATAACTGTGAGCAGAGTATTGTGTCTTTTATCCGAAAAGGAAATGAAGAAAAAGATCAATTAATCATTTTATGTAATTTTACACCTGTTGTTTATCATAACTATAGAGTTGGTGTACCGTTTCTTTCAGAATACAAAGAAGAGTTTAATAGTGACTTACTTGAGTTTGGTGGATCAGGACAACTAAATGGAGAAGTAGTAAAAGCAACTGATGAAAATTGGCATAATCAACCTTATTTAATTGAGGTAACTGTTCCACCACTATCTATGATCGTATTTCGTCCTATTAACATTCCAATAATGAAAAACATAGAGGAGGTTAATCACGTTGAAAAGAAAAAAAGAGTGCGTCGCAATGCTGTTAGCAGGGGGAGAAGGGAAAAGACTAGAGTTATTAACGAAGAATTTAGCTAA